One stretch of Cellulomonas wangsupingiae DNA includes these proteins:
- a CDS encoding FAD-dependent oxidoreductase — MFDSLLSPGRIGRLEARNRIVMPPMHVGFGRHVDAREVAYFAARAAGGVGLIITGTMTTTSRFEDNEGWPKVEDDGAIPELARLADAVHAEGALLAGQLTPGSGRVGPAEPGGDVPVSASPTPWLNDPSRTCRELTTGEVEQLVADYGPAAARLAAAGFDAVDVHSHTGYLIDQFMSSQWNQRTDRYGGSLENRLRFPLEIIAAARAAAPDLAITFRLTVDHHMPGGRQLDEALQMAPLIAGAGVDLLMVDDGAFETVDWIFPPYYMGDAPLLPGAAAVKRVVDVPVMATGNMTPEIGERAVASGEVDFIGMGRALIADPELPRKLAGGQPTAVRPCIRCNQLCVGNILQGQPLGCAVNPEVGIEGHLPGPAQEQRHVVVVGAGPAGLEVARVAATRGHRVDVYDESDHAGGVLWPAATPDFKSELRRMVDWWEGQMAGLPVTLHLGHRITADSPELRDADQVVVATGSVQLVPASIPGTDRDDVVDVLRFHQGAPVGHRVVMVGGGLSGCDAALELANEGHDVTVVEMLDEIARDMLVVNRLTLLRRLDEAGVRLLTSTRVRAIADDGVEVEGPDGVATLPADTVVLALGSRPRTDLLAELTAAGIAAEAVGDCVQPAKVGEAVNGAYALAARL; from the coding sequence ATGTTCGACAGCCTGCTCAGCCCAGGCCGGATCGGTCGGCTCGAGGCTCGCAACCGCATCGTCATGCCACCCATGCACGTCGGCTTCGGCCGACATGTCGACGCGCGGGAGGTCGCGTACTTCGCGGCGCGTGCCGCGGGGGGCGTGGGGCTGATCATCACCGGAACGATGACGACGACCTCGCGGTTCGAGGACAACGAGGGGTGGCCCAAGGTCGAGGACGACGGCGCGATCCCCGAGCTGGCGCGGCTCGCCGACGCCGTCCACGCCGAGGGCGCGCTGCTGGCCGGGCAGCTGACGCCCGGGTCCGGTCGGGTGGGCCCGGCCGAGCCCGGTGGTGACGTCCCGGTCTCCGCGTCGCCCACGCCGTGGCTCAACGACCCGTCGCGCACGTGCCGCGAGCTGACGACCGGGGAGGTGGAGCAGCTGGTCGCGGACTACGGGCCCGCCGCGGCACGCCTCGCCGCCGCCGGCTTCGACGCCGTCGACGTCCACTCCCACACCGGGTACCTCATCGACCAGTTCATGAGCAGCCAGTGGAACCAGCGCACCGACCGGTACGGAGGCTCGCTGGAGAACCGCCTGCGGTTCCCGCTGGAGATCATCGCGGCCGCCCGTGCCGCCGCGCCGGACCTGGCCATCACGTTCCGCCTCACCGTCGACCACCACATGCCCGGCGGCCGGCAGCTCGACGAGGCGCTGCAGATGGCGCCGCTCATCGCGGGCGCGGGCGTCGACCTGCTCATGGTCGACGACGGCGCGTTCGAGACCGTCGACTGGATCTTCCCGCCGTACTACATGGGCGACGCGCCCCTGCTGCCGGGCGCGGCGGCGGTCAAGCGCGTCGTCGACGTCCCGGTGATGGCGACCGGGAACATGACCCCGGAGATCGGCGAACGGGCGGTGGCGAGCGGGGAGGTCGACTTCATCGGCATGGGGCGCGCCCTCATCGCCGACCCCGAGCTGCCCCGCAAGCTCGCCGGCGGACAGCCCACGGCCGTGCGCCCGTGCATCCGCTGCAACCAGCTGTGCGTGGGCAACATCCTGCAGGGCCAGCCGCTGGGCTGCGCCGTGAACCCCGAGGTGGGCATCGAAGGGCACCTGCCGGGACCCGCCCAGGAGCAGCGGCACGTCGTGGTCGTCGGTGCGGGACCGGCCGGTCTCGAGGTCGCCCGCGTCGCCGCGACCCGCGGGCACCGCGTCGACGTCTACGACGAGTCCGACCACGCGGGCGGGGTGCTGTGGCCCGCCGCGACGCCGGACTTCAAGAGCGAGCTGCGTCGGATGGTCGACTGGTGGGAGGGGCAGATGGCCGGCCTGCCGGTGACCCTGCACCTCGGGCACCGCATCACGGCGGACTCCCCCGAGCTGCGCGACGCCGACCAGGTCGTCGTCGCGACGGGCTCGGTCCAGCTGGTCCCCGCGAGCATCCCCGGCACGGACCGCGACGACGTCGTCGACGTCCTGCGCTTCCACCAGGGTGCGCCCGTGGGGCACCGGGTCGTCATGGTCGGTGGCGGGCTGTCGGGCTGCGACGCCGCGCTCGAGCTGGCGAACGAGGGGCACGACGTCACGGTCGTGGAGATGCTCGACGAGATCGCCCGGGACATGCTCGTCGTCAACCGCCTCACGCTGCTGCGCCGCCTGGACGAGGCCGGGGTGCGCCTGCTCACCAGCACCCGCGTGCGGGCGATCGCCGACGACGGCGTCGAGGTGGAGGGTCCCGACGGCGTGGCGACGCTGCCGGCGGACACCGTCGTCCTCGCGCTCGGCAGCCGGCCGCGCACCGACCTGCTCGCCGAGCTCACGGCCGCCGGCATTGCCGCGGAGGCGGTCGGCGACTGCGTGCAGCCGGCCAAGGTCGGCGAGGCGGTCAACGGCGCGTACGCGCTCGCCGCGCGCCTGTGA